A single Tenacibaculum sp. 190524A02b DNA region contains:
- the cysD gene encoding sulfate adenylyltransferase subunit CysD, whose protein sequence is MNTNIIRVGALESEAIYIFREVVAQFEKPVLLFSGGKDSITLVRLAQKAFYPAKIPFPLMHIDTGHNFPETIEFRDRLVKELGVELIVRDVQDNIDAGKVKEETGKYASRNMLQTETLLDAIEEFGFDACIGGARRDEEKARAKERIFSVRDDFGQWDEKNQRPELFDMLNGRIDLGQNVRVFPISNWTELDVWSYIQKEKIEIPSIYFAHKRETFVRDGLIWSANDEVVYREEDELVEERMVRFRTVGDMSCTAAVLSEATDIDTIVDEIRVSTISERGARIDDKRSEAAMEKRKQQGYF, encoded by the coding sequence ATGAATACGAATATAATTAGAGTAGGAGCATTAGAGAGTGAGGCTATATACATATTTAGAGAAGTAGTTGCACAATTTGAGAAACCAGTATTATTATTTTCAGGAGGAAAAGATAGTATAACTTTAGTAAGACTAGCTCAAAAAGCATTTTACCCAGCTAAAATTCCTTTTCCTTTAATGCATATTGATACGGGACATAACTTTCCTGAAACAATAGAGTTTAGAGATAGATTAGTAAAAGAACTAGGTGTAGAATTAATAGTACGTGATGTACAAGATAATATTGATGCTGGTAAAGTAAAAGAAGAAACAGGGAAATACGCAAGCCGCAACATGCTACAAACCGAAACATTATTGGATGCCATAGAAGAATTTGGTTTTGACGCATGTATAGGCGGTGCGCGTAGAGATGAAGAGAAAGCTAGAGCTAAAGAGCGTATTTTTTCAGTAAGAGATGATTTTGGACAATGGGATGAGAAAAACCAGAGACCTGAATTATTTGATATGTTAAATGGAAGAATTGATTTAGGACAAAACGTTCGTGTATTTCCTATCTCCAACTGGACTGAATTAGATGTTTGGTCATATATACAAAAAGAGAAAATAGAAATACCATCAATTTATTTTGCTCATAAAAGAGAAACATTTGTAAGAGATGGATTGATTTGGTCAGCTAATGATGAAGTAGTTTACAGAGAAGAAGATGAGTTAGTAGAAGAAAGAATGGTACGTTTTAGAACAGTAGGAGATATGAGTTGTACAGCAGCTGTTTTATCTGAAGCAACAGATATTGACACTATTGTTGATGAAATTAGAGTGTCAACAATTTCTGAAAGAGGTGCAAGGATAGATGATAAACGTTCTGAAGCAGCCATGGAAAAACGTAAACAACAAGGGTATTTTTAA
- a CDS encoding O-succinylhomoserine sulfhydrylase has translation MSNKFETQAIRQQTERTQFSEHSTPLYLTSSFVFDDAEDMRASFAEEKEKNLYSRFSNPNTTEFVNKIVAMEGAEAGYAFATGMAAVFSTFGALLNAGDHIVSSRSVFGSTHSLFTKYFPKWNIETSYFKVNETDKIESLIQPNTKILYAETPTNPAVDILDLELLGNIAKKHNLLLVIDNCFATPYLQTPIKFGADLVIHSATKLIDGQGRVLGGVTVGKADLIREIYLFSRNTGPAMSPFNAWVLSKSLETLSLRVEKHCENALKVAQFLEEHPKVNFVKYPFLQSHPQYEVAKKQMRLGGNIVAFEIKGGIEAGRKFLNNIKMCSLSANLGDTRTIVTHPASTTHSKLSIEDRLEVGITDGLVRTSIGLENVEDVINDLRQALEN, from the coding sequence ATGAGTAATAAATTTGAAACACAAGCTATAAGGCAGCAAACAGAAAGAACTCAATTTTCTGAGCATTCAACACCTTTATACTTAACCTCAAGTTTTGTATTTGATGATGCAGAAGATATGCGTGCATCCTTTGCAGAAGAAAAAGAGAAAAACCTATATAGTAGGTTTTCTAACCCTAATACAACTGAGTTTGTAAATAAAATAGTAGCAATGGAAGGAGCAGAAGCAGGTTATGCTTTTGCAACAGGAATGGCAGCTGTATTTTCTACATTTGGAGCATTATTAAATGCGGGAGACCATATTGTTTCTTCGCGTTCAGTATTTGGATCAACACATAGTTTATTTACAAAATATTTTCCAAAATGGAATATTGAAACAAGCTATTTTAAAGTAAATGAAACGGATAAAATAGAAAGTTTAATACAGCCTAATACAAAAATATTATATGCGGAAACTCCAACAAATCCTGCAGTTGATATTTTAGATTTAGAATTATTAGGAAACATTGCTAAAAAGCACAACTTGCTATTAGTTATAGATAATTGCTTTGCAACTCCATACTTACAAACCCCAATAAAATTTGGAGCAGACTTAGTAATTCATTCAGCTACAAAATTAATAGACGGGCAAGGAAGAGTATTAGGAGGAGTAACAGTTGGAAAAGCAGACTTAATAAGAGAAATTTACTTGTTTTCAAGAAACACAGGACCAGCAATGTCACCATTTAACGCATGGGTGTTGTCAAAAAGTTTAGAAACATTAAGTTTAAGAGTAGAAAAACATTGCGAAAATGCATTAAAAGTAGCACAATTTTTAGAAGAGCATCCAAAAGTAAATTTTGTTAAATACCCATTTTTACAATCGCATCCACAATACGAAGTAGCCAAAAAACAAATGCGATTAGGAGGAAATATTGTGGCTTTTGAAATAAAAGGAGGAATAGAAGCAGGACGTAAATTCTTAAATAATATAAAAATGTGTTCCCTGTCGGCAAACCTTGGAGATACCAGAACCATTGTAACACACCCAGCATCCACAACACACAGTAAACTAAGTATTGAAGATAGATTAGAAGTAGGAATTACAGACGGATTAGTAAGAACTTCTATTGGTTTAGAAAATGTAGAAGACGTAATAAATGATTTAAGACAAGCTTTAGAGAATTAA
- a CDS encoding sulfate adenylyltransferase subunit 1, with product MNVLKIATAGSVDDGKSTLIGRILYDTKSLTEDKLQAIEEKSKQRGFDYLDFSLATDGLVAEREQGITIDVAHIYFSTPKTSFIIADTPGHIEYTRNMVTGASNSQASIVLVDARNGVVEQTYRHFFINNLLRVKDVVIAVNKMDLVDFSEDKFNQIKGEIEYLASKSEYKNQNLTFIPLSALHGDNVVDKSNKMEWYNGVSLLEHLESLESEDVQEKSQVRFPVQTVIRPKTEEYHDYRGYAGKLYGGDLAVGDKVVVLPSATKSIVKSIQFFDAEYQEAKRGSSINITLEDDVNVSRGDMLVKEGEEPTITKQLEATICWMDKQPLQASEKYYIKHGVNDAQVKITNLSSLIHTDFSGKEENPEKLSLNEIGEVTLKISKPLFVDSYEENKANGAFILINPKTNNTSGIGFIK from the coding sequence ATGAATGTACTAAAAATAGCAACAGCAGGGAGTGTAGATGATGGTAAAAGTACTTTAATTGGACGTATATTATACGATACAAAATCATTAACAGAAGATAAATTACAAGCTATAGAAGAAAAAAGTAAGCAAAGAGGATTTGATTATTTAGACTTTTCTTTAGCTACAGATGGATTAGTAGCAGAAAGAGAGCAAGGAATAACTATTGATGTAGCGCATATCTATTTCTCTACTCCAAAAACAAGTTTTATCATAGCTGATACTCCAGGTCATATAGAGTATACGAGAAATATGGTTACTGGAGCTTCAAACTCTCAAGCTTCAATAGTATTAGTAGACGCTAGAAATGGTGTAGTAGAACAGACATATCGTCACTTCTTTATCAATAACTTATTAAGAGTAAAAGATGTTGTAATTGCTGTTAATAAAATGGATTTAGTTGATTTTTCGGAAGATAAGTTTAACCAAATAAAAGGTGAAATAGAATATTTAGCAAGTAAAAGTGAGTATAAAAACCAAAACTTGACATTTATACCATTATCAGCATTACATGGAGATAACGTAGTTGATAAATCAAATAAAATGGAATGGTATAATGGAGTAAGCTTACTAGAACATTTAGAAAGTTTGGAGTCAGAAGATGTTCAAGAAAAATCACAAGTACGTTTTCCAGTACAAACTGTTATTCGCCCAAAAACAGAAGAGTATCATGATTATAGAGGATATGCAGGTAAACTATATGGAGGAGATTTAGCGGTAGGTGATAAAGTAGTAGTATTACCATCAGCAACAAAATCTATAGTAAAGAGTATTCAGTTTTTTGATGCAGAATATCAAGAAGCTAAAAGAGGTAGTTCGATAAACATTACATTAGAAGATGATGTAAATGTTAGTAGAGGAGATATGTTAGTAAAAGAAGGAGAAGAACCTACAATTACAAAACAATTAGAAGCTACTATTTGTTGGATGGATAAACAACCTTTACAAGCTTCAGAAAAATACTATATAAAGCATGGTGTTAACGATGCACAAGTAAAAATAACCAATCTATCATCTTTAATTCATACTGATTTTTCAGGGAAAGAAGAAAACCCAGAAAAATTATCATTAAATGAAATAGGTGAGGTTACTCTAAAAATAAGCAAACCGTTATTTGTAGATAGTTATGAGGAAAATAAAGCAAATGGAGCATTTATTTTAATCAATCCAAAAACAAATAATACTTCAGGAATAGGCTTTATTAAATAA
- a CDS encoding DUF2061 domain-containing protein, whose amino-acid sequence MIIEQVVENKTNYKEDKHTEKPIRSIVKSISWRFLGTIDTILISWVITGEVRTAFSIGAIELVTKMLLYFFHERVWNSIKWGRK is encoded by the coding sequence ATGATTATAGAACAAGTAGTAGAAAATAAAACCAATTATAAAGAAGATAAGCATACAGAAAAGCCTATCAGAAGTATTGTAAAATCAATAAGTTGGCGGTTTCTTGGAACTATAGACACAATACTTATTTCTTGGGTAATAACAGGAGAAGTAAGAACAGCCTTTTCTATAGGAGCAATTGAATTAGTAACTAAAATGTTGCTGTATTTTTTTCACGAAAGAGTTTGGAATAGTATAAAATGGGGCAGAAAATAA
- the thrA gene encoding bifunctional aspartate kinase/homoserine dehydrogenase I, which yields MNFNKELKHLTITSYITESGAQFSNLPLSYQLFGKKLGTAPVILINHALTGNSNVAGEDGWWKDVIGKNKVISTKEYTILSFNIPGNGYDDFLIDDYKSFIARDIAKIFLQGLKQLKIEKLFALIGGSLGGGIAWEMAIIQPKITQHFIPVATDWKSTDWLIANCQIQEQFLVNSSNPVHDARMHAMLCYRTPESFKKRFQRSKNEELQIFNVESWLLHHGKKLQERYQLASYKLMNQLLKTIDATNGREGEEVLESIEADIHIIGVDSDLFFTAEENRETHKQLASKHANVTYNEINSDHGHDAFLIEYEQLEKIIEPIFNKNTRNKKMKVLKFGGKSLSNDGINKVISIIEQKVNEGEKIAVVVSARGNATDNLEEILKKAAKNEVYTEQLEAFKYEQSKITPMVDFSPEFSRLEKLFEGISLLGDYSQKIKDEVLAQGELLAIKTVSELLQQKGIDANATDARELLKTDESFGNAQPIIDVSKENVVQYFKKNNGTTVNVVTGFIASSLKNETTTLGRNGSNYTASLLANYLDAGELQNYTHVNGIFTANPDLVPDAKKIEELSFSEANELANFGANILHAKTIIPLLEKNINLRILNTFNPNDKGTLITAKSTSKGIKSLSVLDNVALINFEGRGLLGKVGVDARIFRALSNKDISVSIISQGSSERGIGLVVNKEKAEAAVKALKQEFEKDVYTKDVNQISIIDDVSVISIIGQNLSEFHHPYNALIKNQITPLLFNNTITGKNVSLIVKKEQLHKAINVIHGQVFGVAKKINIAIFGKGLVGGTLIDQILDSTKNILERRKIQLNVFAIANSKKVLLTKEGANNNWEKSLENTQVNKEIITSVINFAKTHHLENLIAVDNTASQEFTQNYIPLVEAGFDLVSSNKIANTVSFEFYKKLRKTLEDNNKSYLYETNVGAGLPLIDTIKLLHDSGENITRIRGVFSGTLSYIFNRFSEEEVSFSSVLQQAIDNGYTEPDPREDLCGNDVARKLLILARELDLENEFEDIAIENLIPKEYREVPLIDFLENINKLDQHFKETKESQEEEHVLRYIGDLHGDLQQSKGELDVKLVSVPKSSPLGSLKGSDAIFEIYTESYGEQPIVIQGAGAGAQVTARGVFGDILRLAKNHN from the coding sequence ATGAACTTTAATAAAGAGTTAAAACACCTAACTATTACTAGTTATATTACAGAAAGTGGTGCTCAGTTTTCTAATTTACCGTTAAGTTATCAGTTGTTTGGTAAAAAACTGGGTACTGCACCTGTAATACTTATAAACCATGCATTAACAGGTAATAGTAATGTAGCCGGAGAAGACGGATGGTGGAAAGATGTAATAGGAAAAAACAAAGTAATAAGTACCAAAGAGTATACAATACTTAGTTTCAATATTCCGGGAAATGGATATGACGACTTTTTAATAGATGATTACAAAAGTTTTATAGCCCGTGATATTGCAAAAATTTTTCTACAAGGTTTAAAACAACTTAAAATAGAAAAACTATTTGCATTAATAGGAGGCTCTTTAGGAGGAGGAATAGCATGGGAAATGGCAATAATACAACCAAAAATCACCCAGCACTTTATTCCTGTAGCAACAGACTGGAAGTCTACCGATTGGTTAATAGCCAATTGCCAAATCCAAGAACAATTCTTAGTAAACTCAAGCAATCCAGTTCATGATGCCCGTATGCATGCAATGCTATGTTATCGTACACCAGAATCATTTAAAAAACGTTTCCAGCGCTCTAAAAATGAAGAATTACAAATATTTAATGTAGAAAGCTGGCTATTGCATCACGGTAAAAAATTACAAGAACGCTACCAATTAGCATCGTATAAATTAATGAATCAATTGTTAAAAACAATAGATGCAACAAATGGTAGAGAAGGAGAGGAAGTACTAGAAAGCATTGAAGCAGACATACATATTATAGGAGTAGATTCAGATTTGTTTTTTACAGCAGAAGAAAACAGAGAAACACACAAACAATTAGCATCAAAACATGCAAACGTAACCTATAACGAGATCAATTCAGATCACGGACATGATGCATTTCTAATAGAATACGAGCAACTAGAAAAAATTATTGAACCCATATTCAATAAAAACACAAGAAATAAAAAAATGAAAGTTTTAAAGTTTGGAGGAAAATCCTTGTCAAATGATGGAATAAATAAGGTAATTTCTATCATAGAACAAAAGGTTAATGAAGGTGAAAAAATTGCTGTAGTTGTTTCAGCTAGAGGAAACGCAACAGACAATCTAGAAGAAATCTTAAAAAAAGCAGCTAAAAATGAAGTATACACAGAGCAATTAGAGGCTTTTAAATATGAGCAATCTAAAATAACACCAATGGTAGATTTCTCTCCTGAATTCTCTCGTTTAGAAAAACTATTCGAAGGAATAAGTTTATTAGGAGATTATAGTCAAAAAATAAAAGATGAGGTATTAGCACAAGGAGAATTATTAGCTATAAAAACAGTCTCTGAATTATTGCAACAAAAAGGTATTGACGCCAATGCAACAGATGCAAGAGAATTATTAAAAACAGATGAAAGCTTTGGAAACGCGCAACCAATAATTGATGTTTCAAAAGAAAATGTAGTACAGTATTTTAAAAAGAATAATGGAACTACAGTGAATGTAGTTACAGGGTTTATAGCGTCAAGTTTAAAAAATGAAACAACTACATTAGGAAGAAACGGAAGTAATTACACAGCCTCATTATTAGCTAACTATTTAGATGCAGGAGAATTGCAAAACTATACACATGTTAATGGAATTTTTACAGCAAATCCGGATTTAGTACCAGATGCAAAAAAAATAGAAGAACTATCCTTTTCAGAAGCCAATGAGTTAGCAAACTTTGGCGCTAATATTTTACATGCAAAAACCATAATTCCTTTACTAGAAAAAAACATAAACCTTAGAATATTAAATACATTCAATCCAAACGATAAAGGAACTTTAATAACAGCTAAGTCAACTTCTAAAGGAATTAAATCCTTATCGGTATTAGATAATGTGGCATTAATTAATTTTGAAGGAAGAGGATTGCTAGGTAAAGTAGGAGTAGATGCCAGAATCTTTAGAGCATTAAGTAATAAAGATATAAGTGTAAGTATAATATCACAAGGTTCATCTGAAAGAGGGATCGGATTAGTAGTAAACAAAGAAAAAGCAGAAGCAGCAGTAAAAGCTCTAAAACAAGAATTCGAAAAAGATGTATATACCAAAGATGTTAATCAAATATCTATTATAGATGATGTTTCAGTAATTTCTATAATTGGACAAAACCTAAGTGAGTTCCACCACCCATACAATGCCTTAATAAAAAACCAAATAACACCTTTATTATTTAATAATACCATAACAGGAAAAAATGTAAGTTTAATTGTAAAAAAAGAGCAATTACACAAAGCAATAAATGTAATTCATGGTCAAGTATTTGGAGTAGCTAAAAAAATAAACATAGCCATTTTTGGGAAAGGATTAGTAGGAGGTACATTAATAGATCAAATATTAGACAGCACAAAAAATATTTTAGAAAGAAGAAAAATACAACTAAATGTTTTTGCTATAGCTAATTCTAAAAAAGTACTTTTAACAAAAGAAGGAGCCAACAACAACTGGGAAAAAAGTTTAGAAAACACTCAAGTAAACAAAGAAATAATAACAAGTGTTATAAACTTTGCTAAAACACATCATTTAGAAAATTTAATAGCAGTTGATAATACAGCCAGTCAAGAATTCACTCAAAATTACATACCTTTAGTAGAAGCAGGATTCGATTTAGTATCATCCAATAAAATAGCAAATACAGTATCGTTTGAGTTTTACAAAAAATTACGTAAAACATTAGAAGATAATAATAAAAGTTATTTATATGAAACCAATGTAGGAGCAGGATTACCATTAATAGATACCATTAAACTATTACATGATTCAGGAGAAAACATAACAAGGATAAGAGGCGTTTTCTCAGGAACATTAAGTTATATATTTAATAGGTTTTCTGAAGAAGAAGTTTCATTTTCATCAGTATTACAACAAGCCATAGATAATGGATATACTGAACCAGATCCAAGAGAAGATTTATGCGGAAATGATGTAGCTAGAAAGCTATTAATTTTAGCAAGAGAATTAGACTTAGAAAATGAGTTTGAAGACATAGCTATAGAAAATTTAATACCAAAAGAATATAGAGAAGTTCCTTTAATAGACTTTTTAGAAAATATAAATAAATTAGATCAGCACTTTAAAGAGACAAAAGAAAGTCAAGAAGAAGAGCATGTATTGCGTTATATAGGAGATTTACATGGCGATTTACAACAAAGCAAAGGAGAATTAGATGTAAAATTAGTATCAGTACCTAAAAGCTCACCATTAGGAAGCTTAAAAGGATCCGATGCCATTTTTGAAATCTATACAGAATCTTACGGAGAGCAACCTATAGTAATTCAAGGTGCTGGAGCAGGAGCACAAGTTACAGCAAGAGGCGTATTTGGAGATATATTACGTTTGGCCAAAAACCATAATTAA
- a CDS encoding Rrf2 family transcriptional regulator produces the protein MLSKKTKYGIKALTFIAKQEKGLKVQIATISEKENISHKFLESILLTLRKAGVLGAKKGKGGGYYLLKEANEIKMTEVIRTLEGPIAMVPCVSLNFYEKCDDCPDEEACAVHKLMIQVRDNTLKVLRSTTLADLV, from the coding sequence ATGCTTTCTAAAAAAACAAAATATGGAATCAAAGCACTAACCTTTATTGCAAAGCAAGAAAAAGGACTTAAAGTGCAAATAGCTACCATCTCCGAGAAGGAGAATATTTCCCATAAATTTTTAGAAAGTATATTACTTACCTTACGTAAAGCAGGAGTTTTAGGAGCTAAAAAAGGAAAAGGCGGTGGTTATTATTTGCTTAAAGAAGCCAATGAAATAAAAATGACCGAAGTAATCCGTACCCTTGAAGGACCTATTGCTATGGTGCCTTGTGTTAGTTTAAACTTTTATGAAAAATGTGATGATTGTCCAGATGAAGAAGCTTGTGCAGTTCATAAACTAATGATACAAGTAAGAGACAATACACTTAAAGTTTTACGTAGTACTACACTTGCCGATTTGGTGTAA
- a CDS encoding HEPN domain-containing protein, producing MQSFRSEIENPIVEKDILELERKIRLFKEGKIDEERFRSLRLARGVYGQRQLGVQMIRIKLPYGKVTSEQLHRIADVSDEYSRGRLHITTRQDIQIHYVSLDRTPELWAQLEKDDITLREACGNAVRNVTASETAGIDPNEPFDVTPYAHATFEFFLRNPICQEMGRKFKMSFSSTDEDTALSFMHDLGFIAKVKNVEGKEIRGFKVMLAGGLGSQPRHADVMYEFLEADLLIPTIEGVLRVFDRHGERAKRAKARLKFLVKDLGLDGFLTLVEGERRALAYQSYPIDLSKFEKPIVFNTNKIPVVNIEDNEAYNEWKRTNVIQQKQPGLYAIGIKVHLGDFYTDKARLLADLIKEYAANELRFTLRQNILIRHVREAFLPFFYTELKKLGFVETGYNSLTDITACPGTDTCNLGIASSTGIAAELERVFKTEYPQYSNNKEITIKISGCMNACGQHNMAHIGFQGMSVKAGKLLAPALQVLIGGGVLGDGKGRFSDKLVKVPSKRGPEALRILLNDFEANKESKETFLEYYDRQGKTYFYDSLKHLSDTTNLTEDDFIDWGHDKNYVKAIGVGECAGVVIDLVATLLFESEEKLENAQEALKEEQWSDSIYHAYAAIINTAKALLTSEGAKTNTQAGIIKNFDEVFVDTKKLELPSSFADLVYQINKNEPTKEFAQKYLQEAEGFYKTVDAYRKETVEN from the coding sequence ATGCAAAGTTTTAGATCAGAAATAGAAAACCCAATAGTTGAAAAAGATATACTAGAGTTAGAACGTAAAATACGTTTATTCAAAGAAGGAAAAATAGATGAAGAACGTTTTAGAAGTTTACGTTTAGCTAGAGGAGTATACGGACAACGCCAATTAGGAGTTCAAATGATTCGCATAAAATTACCTTATGGAAAGGTAACAAGTGAACAACTACATAGAATCGCAGATGTTTCAGATGAATACTCAAGAGGACGTTTACATATTACAACACGTCAAGATATTCAAATTCACTATGTAAGTCTAGATAGAACACCTGAATTATGGGCACAGTTAGAAAAAGATGATATTACCTTACGTGAAGCATGTGGAAATGCGGTTCGTAACGTAACAGCATCTGAAACAGCAGGGATAGATCCAAATGAACCTTTTGATGTAACACCATATGCACACGCTACATTTGAATTTTTCTTAAGAAACCCAATCTGTCAAGAAATGGGAAGAAAATTCAAAATGTCTTTTTCTTCTACAGATGAAGATACAGCTTTAAGTTTTATGCATGATTTAGGCTTTATAGCTAAAGTGAAAAATGTAGAAGGTAAAGAAATAAGAGGTTTTAAAGTAATGTTAGCTGGAGGATTAGGTTCTCAACCAAGACATGCAGATGTAATGTATGAGTTCTTAGAAGCTGACTTATTAATTCCAACTATTGAAGGAGTTTTAAGAGTATTTGATAGACACGGTGAAAGAGCTAAAAGAGCAAAAGCTCGTTTAAAATTCTTAGTAAAAGATTTAGGGTTAGATGGTTTTTTAACTTTAGTAGAAGGAGAAAGAAGAGCATTAGCGTATCAATCATACCCTATTGATTTAAGCAAGTTTGAAAAACCGATAGTTTTTAATACAAATAAAATACCAGTTGTAAATATTGAAGATAACGAAGCTTATAATGAGTGGAAAAGAACCAATGTCATTCAACAAAAACAACCAGGTTTGTATGCAATAGGTATAAAGGTACATTTAGGAGATTTTTATACAGATAAAGCTCGTTTATTAGCAGATTTAATAAAAGAATATGCGGCTAATGAATTACGATTTACATTACGTCAAAATATTTTAATTCGTCATGTAAGAGAAGCTTTTTTACCATTCTTTTATACAGAATTAAAAAAGTTAGGATTTGTTGAAACTGGCTATAATAGTTTAACAGATATAACAGCTTGTCCAGGTACAGATACTTGTAATTTAGGTATTGCCAGTAGTACAGGAATAGCTGCTGAGTTGGAGCGTGTTTTTAAAACAGAATATCCTCAGTATAGTAATAATAAAGAAATTACTATCAAGATAAGTGGTTGTATGAACGCTTGTGGACAACACAACATGGCACATATAGGATTTCAAGGAATGTCTGTTAAGGCAGGTAAACTATTAGCACCTGCATTACAAGTACTAATTGGAGGTGGTGTTTTAGGAGACGGAAAAGGACGTTTTTCTGATAAATTAGTAAAGGTGCCAAGTAAAAGAGGACCAGAAGCGTTAAGAATATTATTAAATGATTTTGAAGCTAATAAAGAAAGTAAAGAAACCTTCTTAGAGTATTATGATAGGCAAGGAAAAACATACTTCTATGACTCGTTAAAGCACTTATCTGATACAACAAATTTAACTGAAGATGATTTTATTGATTGGGGACATGATAAAAATTATGTAAAGGCAATTGGAGTAGGAGAATGTGCTGGAGTTGTTATCGATTTAGTAGCAACATTATTATTTGAAAGTGAAGAAAAACTAGAAAACGCTCAAGAAGCACTTAAAGAAGAACAATGGTCAGATAGTATTTACCATGCTTATGCAGCTATCATAAATACAGCAAAGGCATTATTAACTTCTGAAGGAGCTAAAACAAATACCCAAGCAGGAATTATTAAGAATTTTGATGAAGTTTTTGTAGATACTAAAAAGTTAGAGTTGCCTAGCTCATTTGCAGATTTAGTATATCAAATTAATAAAAATGAGCCAACAAAAGAATTTGCTCAAAAATATTTACAAGAAGCAGAAGGTTTTTATAAAACAGTAGATGCTTATAGAAAAGAAACAGTAGAGAACTAA
- a CDS encoding 4Fe-4S dicluster domain-containing protein → MAIVITDECINCGACEPECPNTAIYEGAVDWKYSEGTSLEGTITLLNGNNIDADSEQEPVSDEYYFIVADKCTECKGFHEEPQCAAVCPVDCCVPDEDNVETEEELLAKQNFLHN, encoded by the coding sequence ATGGCAATTGTAATTACAGATGAATGTATAAACTGTGGTGCTTGTGAACCAGAGTGTCCAAATACTGCTATTTATGAAGGAGCAGTGGATTGGAAGTATAGCGAAGGAACATCCTTAGAAGGAACCATAACATTATTAAACGGTAATAATATAGATGCAGATTCAGAACAAGAACCAGTTTCTGATGAGTATTATTTTATTGTAGCTGATAAATGTACAGAATGTAAAGGATTTCATGAAGAACCACAATGTGCAGCGGTTTGTCCAGTAGATTGTTGTGTTCCAGATGAAGACAATGTAGAGACAGAAGAAGAGTTGTTAGCAAAGCAAAACTTCTTACACAACTAA
- a CDS encoding phosphoadenosine phosphosulfate reductase family protein translates to MNLVEVNEQLKGKTPQEIVKWALSIAKKPVVTTNFRPYEAAILHLVTSLENEINVIWCDTGYNTPQTYKHAEELIHSLQLNVNLYVPKQTEAHRNITLGLPTVDDPNHTLFTEQVKLEPFKRAMEEHQPDVWFTNLRKGQTAFRDSIDVVSQSKDGIIKVSPFYNWSDEDLDKYLEGNNLPNEFKYFDPTKVESNRECGLHI, encoded by the coding sequence ATGAATTTAGTAGAAGTAAACGAACAGTTAAAAGGTAAAACACCACAAGAAATTGTTAAATGGGCATTGTCAATAGCAAAAAAGCCTGTAGTAACAACAAATTTTAGACCTTATGAAGCGGCTATATTACACTTAGTGACTTCATTAGAAAATGAAATAAATGTTATTTGGTGTGATACAGGGTATAATACACCGCAAACATATAAGCATGCTGAAGAGTTAATTCATTCATTACAGCTAAACGTAAATTTATATGTTCCTAAGCAAACAGAAGCGCACAGAAATATAACACTAGGTTTACCAACGGTAGATGACCCTAATCATACTTTATTTACTGAACAAGTGAAACTAGAACCATTTAAAAGAGCCATGGAAGAACATCAACCTGATGTTTGGTTTACCAATCTTCGTAAAGGACAAACTGCGTTTAGAGATAGTATTGATGTTGTTTCACAAAGTAAAGATGGAATTATTAAAGTAAGTCCATTTTACAATTGGTCAGATGAAGATTTAGACAAGTATTTAGAAGGGAATAATTTACCTAATGAGTTTAAATACTTTGATCCAACAAAAGTAGAAAGTAATAGAGAATGTGGTTTACATATTTAA